ACAAATGTTCTTCAGGTGCTTTCAGTGCCGGTTTTCCCACGTCTTTATCGTCGCTTTCTCCGGTTTATGTTTGAGTTTGTATTTACCAGTGTTTATGTGCCTCGCCATTTCGGTTCTTTTGCGGTTTTATTTTTTTTCTTGATTACGGTGCTTTACGGGTTTTCATCAAATGGTCGTATGGGAATGATTGCGAAAACTGCAGTATCGGATATTGGTTTTGTGGTTACCGATATCGATATGAGTGGCAATAAGCGCGTGGTGCAACAGGAAATTTTGAGAATTTTAGGGCTTGATACTGCCCCATCTATATTCACTTTTGATGTTGATAGAGCGCGGTCTCTTTTGGAGCAGCAGGCTTGGATTCAATTGGCGAATGTTCAGAAGATTTATCCCAACCTTGTGCGTATTTCAGTTGTGGAGCGTGAGCCGTATGCAATTTGGCAGCATGATGGCATGATGGATATTGTCGACAGTACAGGCCGCGTCATTGTGCCCTTTCAAAGGGGGGTAGTTCAGGGTTTGCCTCTCGTGGTTGGTCAGGGTGCACAAAATGCTGCCAAAGACTTTATTCAGGCCCTTTCTAAATATCCGCAGTTATTTGATCATGTGCGCGCTTATGTTCGTGTAGGTGATCGGCGTTGGGATCTGATCTTAGATAATGGGATGCGCGTTATGTTGCCTGAAAAGGGTGTCTTTGAAAGGCTTAATTCTTTTATTGAGTCAGGTATAGTGCAAGATCTTTTTTCTCGTGATGTTTTACGTGTTGATTTACGTCTTTCTGATCGTATTACAGTTTCTTTGTCTGATGAAGCATTAGAACGTCATCGTGCTGCTGTGGTGGCAGAAAAACGTGTTTTAAACACGCGAAAGGCAGGAAATTTATGATGTTGTTCAGATCACATCATGGTGGGGGGCGCAAAACCCGTTTTTTAACGGTTCTTGATGTAGGATCTAGTAAAATTGTATGTCTTATTGCTTGTTTGCGTCCTTTGAAGCATATACACTATTTACATGGTCGTACTCACTCTATGGAAATTCTAGGCTTTGGAGTACAGCGTTCACGCGGTATCAAATCCGGTGTTGTGATGGATATGTTTGCAGCAGAGCAATCAATAAGGTTGGCTGTTGATGCTGCAGAAAAAATGGCTGGTTTGGTGGTGGATTCGGTGATTGTGAACTTTTCCTCAAGCCGATTACGAAGTGCCTTTATCAATGGCATGGTACGTTTAAATGGTCGTGAAGTAACTAAGCGTGATGTGCGTATGGCATTGGCAGATGTTTCGCACAAAGCTTTTGATGCTGAGCGCCATGTCTTGCATTCAGTTCCAGTCTCTTATGTATTAGATGGAGATAAAGGAATTTCTGATCCTATCGGCATGACAGGGGAATTATTTGGTGTAGATGTGCATGTTGTAACAGCGGAAACAGCGTCTTTACGTAATTTAGAAGCTTGCATTAATCGTGCGCATTTGAGCGTTGAAGCAATGGTTGTAACTCCCTTTGCAAGTGGTCTTGCTGTTTTGATGAATGATGAGGCGCATTTAGGAGCAGCTTGTATTGATTTTGGTGGTGGAACAACAACATTTTCAGTATTTTCTGAAGGAAAATTTGTCCATGCCGATGCGCTTGCCGTTGGGGGATATCATGTGACTCTCGATGTTGCGCGTGGATTCTCTATGTCTATTACCGAAGCAGAACGTTTAAAGGTTGTCTACGGTTCAGCACTTCTGACAAGTGCTGATGAGCGGCATATGATTAATGTGACAGAGATTGGCAACAAGCCTGGTGAAATCCAATATCCACGTGCTGTTCTAGGACGTATCATTCGTGCACGTGTTGAAGAAATATTGGAGATGGTGCGTGATTGTTTGAATCGTTCTGGTTTTGGTCACATCATTGGTAAGCGTGTTATTTTGACCGGAGGAGCAAGCCAGTTAACAGGGTTGCCAGAAATGGCCCGTACTATATTGGGAAGAAATGTTCGTATAGGGCGGCCTTTAGGCATTTCTAGGCTTCCTTCTCTTGCAAAGGGAGCGGCGTTTACATCTGCTGTTGGATTGTTAATTTATCCGCAATTGATGGGTTTTGAAGAAAAAACAGTACAGGCTGCAGTGAATCATTTATCGACGGGCACACGTGGGTATTTTCAGTGTGTTGGTCAGTGGTTGCGTGAGAGTTTTTAAGTAAGTGTCTATTGAAGTAAAGTTAATTTTCATCGCTTTGGCTTGCGATGTCTTATGAGAAGGAAAAGAAAATGACGATTAATCTGCATCGGCCAGATATCGCGGAATTGAAGCCACGCATTACCGTTTTCGGGGTTGGCGGTGGTGGCGGGAATGCCGTGAATAATATGATTAATGCTGGTCTTCAAGGAGTTGATTTTGTTGTTGCTAATACGGATGCACAGGCTTTGGCTATGTCAAAGGCTGAACGCGTTATCCAGCTTGGCGCAGCAGTGACAGAAGGTCTAGGTGCTGGGGCTTTGCCAGAAGTTGGACAAGCGGCTGCTGATGAATGTATTGATGAAATTATCGACCATCTCGCAGATTCCCATATGGTTTTCATTACTGCTGGGATGGGCGGGGGTACCGGAACAGGGGCAGCTCCTGTTGTTGCACGCGCCGCTCGTGAAAAAGGTATTTTGACTGTTGGTGTTGTGACAAAGCCATTTCAATTTGAAGGTGCTCGCCGTATGAAAACAGCAGAGGCTGGTATTGAAGAATTACAAAAATCTGTTGATACATTGATTGTTATACCCAATCAGAATCTTTTCCGTATTGCAGATGAAAAAACAACATTTGCTGATGCTTTTGCTATGGCTGACCAAGTGCTTTACTCTGGTGTTGCTTCCATTACGGACTTAATGATTAAAGAGGGGCTCATTAACCTTGATTTTGCTGATGTCCGTTCTGTTATGCACGAAATGGGCCGTGCGATGATGGGAACTGGTGAGGCATCTGGTGAAGGGCGTTCTTTGGCTGCTGCTGAAGCTGCTATTGCCAATCCGTTGTTGGATGATACTTCTATGCGTGGTGCTCGTGGTCTTTTGATTTCCATTACTGGTGGTCGTGATATGACTTTGTTTGAAGTCGATGAAGCAGCTAATCGTATTCGCGAAGAAGTTGATGCTGATGCCAATGTTATCTTTGGTGCTATTGATGATGAATCACTTGAAGGTGTTATTCGTGTTTCTGTGGTTGCAACAGGAATCGATCGTGAGGTTAATGATGTGGTTCAGCCTTCTCATCCTCAACTTCAAAGACAGGCGACTTCAGTTCGTAAAAATGATCCTGGAATGCCTCAAACTTCTTTTCATCTTCAATCACCACCCTTGCGTTCTGAGTCAATGGTAGAAGTAATAGAAGCACTTGAAATAGAAAAGGGCAAATCAATTGGAGAACAGTTCCGCCCTAAAAGTCAAATTTTTTCACAGCCTGTGGATACAGTTGCTGCACGAAATGCAAATTCTGTGTCTTATGGATCAAATGTCGTCCATGGGCAGATTTCAAATGCGACACGTCCGCAGTTTAGCCGTTGTTCTCAGCAGTCTATGGCCGCATCAGTAAGTATGGAGGCGACAGCACATATTCTTGATGAGATGATAGGGGTTAAGCAGAAAGAAAATCAAGTACAGCAAAAGGAAATGCAACAGATGCGGGCTCGTTCAGCACCGATGCGTATGCCTGAGTTAAAGGATTTTCCCTCTGTTGCCCATGGTCAAAGTGAGAGGTCATCTACTGCTGACCAAGGACCTCGCAATCTTTGGCAGCGTTTAAAACAGAGCTTGACACATCGTGAGGAAGCTGAGCCACAAGCTCACTTGGAGCCTGCTGTGAGATCTTCTCAGCAGCAAAACGTGCATGTTTATAATAAAAATTCTCAGGCATTTCCCCAAGATGCTTCTGTTTATGTTCCACGTCGTTCTGGTGAGTTGCATCCCCATGTAGCACAAGATCAACGTACTTTTATAAGTGAAGAAGATCAGTTGGAAATACCAGCATTTTTGCGTCGTCAGGTAAATTAATTGGTAAAAAATTCGAACGAAAGGCAATACGTTTCTTCTTTCATATGATCAATAAAAGTTTTGTACGATAAAATATGCTATGCTTTGGGGATGAAATGCTCTGTTTTTTATAAACCCGCTTATTACTAAGCGGGTTTACTATTTGCTATTGATATGGTTTTTATGGTTTTATAAAGATTTTAAAAAGATGTAAAAACTACTCAATGAAGTAACAGGATGAAACTAGCGCAGAAATATCAATCCACTCTTAAAAAAGCAGTGACATTTAAGGGCTATGGTGTTCACAGTGGATGTTTATCTGTGGTGAAGGTTTGTCCAGCCGACGTTGGATGTGGTATTGTTTTTAAGCGTTTTGGAATGGATGGAACAGAGCAAATATTTCAAGCGCATGCATCACAAACTGGAGCAACTGAATTATCAACAGGGCTTGGATATGGAGATGTAAGAATTGAAACGATTGAGCACTTGATGGCTGCAATCGTCGCTTATAATTTGGATAATCTTGTTATTGAAGTCTCGAGTCATGAGATCCCGATTTTGGACGGTTCTTCATGGCAGTATTGTCAAGGTTTTGAAGAAGTTGGCATTGTACAGCAAAATGCGTTACGTTCCTATTTTATTATAAAAAAGCCCCTGCGGGTTGAAGGTACCGGTGGCGTGGCAGAGTTTTTACCATTGGAAGGGCGTTGTTTTGATATAACGATCTCTTTTCCTTCTTCTGCTATTGGTAAACAACATTTAAATTTTGACCTTACCACACAAGGCTTTCGAGATGATTTGTCACGTGCCCGTACTTTTGGTTTTGTCAAAGACGTGGAAAAATTATGGGTTTCTGGAAAGGGGATAGGCGCTTCTTTGGAAAATTGTCTTATTATCGGACTTAATGACAAAATCATGAATCCAGAGGGTCCATATTGGAAGAATGAATGTGTTCGGCACAAAATGCTTGATGCAATTGGTGATACTGCTTTGCTTGGAGCTCCTTTTATCGGACTATTTCGTTCGTATTGTAGTGGGCATAGAATTAATTCGCAATTGGTGAAAGCTGTTTTGGCAGATGAATCGTGTTATGAAAAAAGTCATTTGTAAGGAGAGTAAAAGAAAAATGGAAAAGGCTTTTTTGCAGTCTGTTCGATTTTTAAGGGGATGATTGACCTAAGCTACTAAATTGGTTAGTGGCTTTTAAAGCGATATGGTATAAAAATTCTTAAGAAATAATTTTTGTTACAAGATAACATTCTCTGGAGTCCGGAAGAACTATGACAAAATCTCACGTATATATTGAAAATATAGTATATAAGAAATCTGACGTTGTACGTAAGCTCTTGGGTGTGGTGCTTTTGGGGAGCACCTGTGTGTTAGGGGGATGCTTATTTAAAGAAAAAAATACCCTTGATCCATCTGCATATGTTTTAAAAATGGATCCACCAGATGTTCTCTATAATCAGGCACTTGCTAATCTTGATAGTGGGCGACTTGGGGAGGCATCGAAAAAGTTTCTTACGATTGAAAAGCAATATGCTTACACTGAATGGGGACGTAAATCTTTAGTGATGGGTGCTTTTACAAATTACCAACTCGCCAAATATGATGAAGCAATTAGCATGGCTCAGCGCTACATTACTCTTTATCCAGGGTCAGATGATTCGGCTTATGCTTATTACATTATTGGTCTTTCTTCTTTCTGTCGGATTCCTGATGTTACACGTGATCAACGCGATACCAAACGTGCTATTGCTGCTATGCAGCTTCTTGTGGAGCG
This genomic window from Bartonella quintana contains:
- the ftsZ gene encoding cell division protein FtsZ; this translates as MTINLHRPDIAELKPRITVFGVGGGGGNAVNNMINAGLQGVDFVVANTDAQALAMSKAERVIQLGAAVTEGLGAGALPEVGQAAADECIDEIIDHLADSHMVFITAGMGGGTGTGAAPVVARAAREKGILTVGVVTKPFQFEGARRMKTAEAGIEELQKSVDTLIVIPNQNLFRIADEKTTFADAFAMADQVLYSGVASITDLMIKEGLINLDFADVRSVMHEMGRAMMGTGEASGEGRSLAAAEAAIANPLLDDTSMRGARGLLISITGGRDMTLFEVDEAANRIREEVDADANVIFGAIDDESLEGVIRVSVVATGIDREVNDVVQPSHPQLQRQATSVRKNDPGMPQTSFHLQSPPLRSESMVEVIEALEIEKGKSIGEQFRPKSQIFSQPVDTVAARNANSVSYGSNVVHGQISNATRPQFSRCSQQSMAASVSMEATAHILDEMIGVKQKENQVQQKEMQQMRARSAPMRMPELKDFPSVAHGQSERSSTADQGPRNLWQRLKQSLTHREEAEPQAHLEPAVRSSQQQNVHVYNKNSQAFPQDASVYVPRRSGELHPHVAQDQRTFISEEDQLEIPAFLRRQVN
- a CDS encoding cell division protein FtsQ/DivIB codes for the protein MYALNVDKTNVLQVLSVPVFPRLYRRFLRFMFEFVFTSVYVPRHFGSFAVLFFFLITVLYGFSSNGRMGMIAKTAVSDIGFVVTDIDMSGNKRVVQQEILRILGLDTAPSIFTFDVDRARSLLEQQAWIQLANVQKIYPNLVRISVVEREPYAIWQHDGMMDIVDSTGRVIVPFQRGVVQGLPLVVGQGAQNAAKDFIQALSKYPQLFDHVRAYVRVGDRRWDLILDNGMRVMLPEKGVFERLNSFIESGIVQDLFSRDVLRVDLRLSDRITVSLSDEALERHRAAVVAEKRVLNTRKAGNL
- the lpxC gene encoding UDP-3-O-acyl-N-acetylglucosamine deacetylase, with amino-acid sequence MKLAQKYQSTLKKAVTFKGYGVHSGCLSVVKVCPADVGCGIVFKRFGMDGTEQIFQAHASQTGATELSTGLGYGDVRIETIEHLMAAIVAYNLDNLVIEVSSHEIPILDGSSWQYCQGFEEVGIVQQNALRSYFIIKKPLRVEGTGGVAEFLPLEGRCFDITISFPSSAIGKQHLNFDLTTQGFRDDLSRARTFGFVKDVEKLWVSGKGIGASLENCLIIGLNDKIMNPEGPYWKNECVRHKMLDAIGDTALLGAPFIGLFRSYCSGHRINSQLVKAVLADESCYEKSHL
- the ftsA gene encoding cell division protein FtsA — encoded protein: MMLFRSHHGGGRKTRFLTVLDVGSSKIVCLIACLRPLKHIHYLHGRTHSMEILGFGVQRSRGIKSGVVMDMFAAEQSIRLAVDAAEKMAGLVVDSVIVNFSSSRLRSAFINGMVRLNGREVTKRDVRMALADVSHKAFDAERHVLHSVPVSYVLDGDKGISDPIGMTGELFGVDVHVVTAETASLRNLEACINRAHLSVEAMVVTPFASGLAVLMNDEAHLGAACIDFGGGTTTFSVFSEGKFVHADALAVGGYHVTLDVARGFSMSITEAERLKVVYGSALLTSADERHMINVTEIGNKPGEIQYPRAVLGRIIRARVEEILEMVRDCLNRSGFGHIIGKRVILTGGASQLTGLPEMARTILGRNVRIGRPLGISRLPSLAKGAAFTSAVGLLIYPQLMGFEEKTVQAAVNHLSTGTRGYFQCVGQWLRESF
- a CDS encoding outer membrane protein assembly factor BamD encodes the protein MTKSHVYIENIVYKKSDVVRKLLGVVLLGSTCVLGGCLFKEKNTLDPSAYVLKMDPPDVLYNQALANLDSGRLGEASKKFLTIEKQYAYTEWGRKSLVMGAFTNYQLAKYDEAISMAQRYITLYPGSDDSAYAYYIIGLSSFCRIPDVTRDQRDTKRAIAAMQLLVERYPNSEYVKDAKAKIRIGREQLAGKEMQVGRYYEEGQRYLAASRRFRKVVEEYSDTNQIEEALFRLTEVNLALGLTTEAQTAAAILGRNYPKSEWYKFSYNLLKRNSISPQEHKSSWISRALNGDKNKVR